One window of the Nicotiana tabacum cultivar K326 chromosome 4, ASM71507v2, whole genome shotgun sequence genome contains the following:
- the LOC107771531 gene encoding uncharacterized protein LOC107771531 isoform X5 — MLTSWRLFPASFTRPKYCPSGFYCRAEDQLSSINERQKKKKVLIVGSGWAGLGAAHHLCKQGFEVVVLEGGYEFGPKNQSLSPDDVAIRGFWYPYRNIFDLVDEIGIKPFTDWTRSAQYSAEGLEFLRVPLVDQLTLLPLMAAIIDFDYTDSAWTKYDPVTARELLKQFGCSERLYRDILDPLIEVGLYAPAEQCSAAATLAVLYYYVVAHQKHFDLAWCRGRVREQIFEPWMDSLKTQGCKFLKGRKVTDMLVTGETNCISEVVCEKESFVADAVIFAVGVSTLKEIIQNSAALCSREEFLKVLNLASTDLLSVKLQLDRKVNIPNASNISSGFDNSHAWTFFDLNKIYDEHKEDPVTVVQADFYHATDLMPLKDDRIVSKVMSCLSRCIKDFENAKVVDKEIERFPKSLTHFFPGSYKYMMGGSTSFKNLFIAGDWIVNRHGSWSQEKSYVTGLEAANRVVDYLGKGTSAKIIPVEEDEPHIQALRTLNRNVKEIRALFPWSDYFLQ, encoded by the exons ATGCTAACTAGCTGGAGACTCTTTCCTGCTTCGTTCACCAGGCCTAAGTACTGTCCAAGTGGATTTTATTGCAGGGCTGAGGATCAACTGAGTAGTATAAATGAAcgtcaaaagaagaagaaagtgcTGATAGTAGGTTCAGGCTGGGCTGGCCTTGGAGCTGCTCACCATCTCTGCAAACAG GGCTTTGAGGTCGTTGTTCTTGAAGGTGGCTATGAATTTGGACCCAAAAATCAATCCCTAAGCCCTGACGATGTGGCTATTCGCG GTTTCTGGTATCCCTATCGAAATATATTTGATCTAGTTGATGAGATTGGTATCAAGCCCTTCACTGACTGGACCAGATCTGCTCAGTACTCGGCAGAAGGATTGGAG TTTCTTCGAGTGCCATTGGTGGATCAATTGACATTGCTTCCTCTGATGGCTGCAA TAATAGATTTTGACTACACCGATAGTGCCTGGACAAAATATGATCCAG TTACTGCAAGGGAGCTTTTGAAGCAATTTGGGTGCTCAGAAAGGCTTTATCGCGACATTCTTGACCCATTGATTGAAGTCGGCCTATATGCCCCTGCGGAGCAATGTAGTGCTGCTGCCACTCTTGCTGTGCTGTACTACTATGTCGTTGCTCATCAG AAGCACTTTGATTTGGCATGGTGTCGCGGGAGAGTTAGAGAACAAATTTTTGAGCCTTGGATGGATTCTCTCAAAACTCAGGGATGCAAATTCCTAAAGGGTAGAAAAGTAACGGACATGTTGGTGACTGGGGAAACTAACTGCATCTCTGAAGTAGTATGTGAGAAAGAAAGTTTTGTGGCTGATGCTGTAATCTTCGCTGTCGGAGTATCCACTCTCAAGGAGATCATTCAGAACAG TGCAGCATTATGTTCAAGAGAGGAGTTTCTCAAGGTTTTGAACTTAGCCAGTACTGATCTACTTAGCGTTAAGCTACaacttgataggaag GTCAACATTCCAAATGCATCCAACATATCATCTGGGTTTGATAATTCACACGCATGGACTTTTTTCGACTTAAATAAGATATATGATGAGCATAAGGAAGATCCAGTAACAGTGGTGCAGGCTGATTTT TATCATGCAACTGACTTGATGCCCCTGAAGGATGATAGAATTGTTAGTAAAGTGATGTCTTGCCTTTCGAGGTGCATTAAGGATTTTGAGAATGCCAAAGTGGTTGACAAAGAAATTGAAAGGTTTCCAAAGTCTTTGACACATTTCTTTCCTG GTTCTTACAAGTACATGATGGGTGGATCAACATCTTTTAAGAACTTGTTCATAGCTGGAGACTGGATTGTAAACCGACATGGATCATGGTCACAG GAGAAATCATACGTGACGGGACTTGAAGCAGCCAACAGGGTGGTAGACTATCTTGGTAAAGGTACTTCTGCTAAGATAATTCCAGTTGAGGAAGACGAGCCTCACATTCAAGCTCTACGCACTCTAAACAGGAATGTTAAGGAGATAAGAGCCCTCTTTCCGTGGTCTGATTATTTTCTTCAGTGA
- the LOC107771531 gene encoding uncharacterized protein LOC107771531 isoform X2: protein MLTSWRLFPASFTRPKYCPSGFYCRAEDQLSSINERQKKKKVLIVGSGWAGLGAAHHLCKQGFEVVVLEGGYEFGPKNQSLSPDDVAIRGFWYPYRNIFDLVDEIGIKPFTDWTRSAQYSAEGLEVQFPVLQNEPQLPAPLGSLLYSKFLRVPLVDQLTLLPLMAAIIDFDYTDSAWTKYDPVTARELLKQFGCSERLYRDILDPLIEVGLYAPAEQCSAAATLAVLYYYVVAHQHFDLAWCRGRVREQIFEPWMDSLKTQGCKFLKGRKVTDMLVTGETNCISEVVCEKESFVADAVIFAVGVSTLKEIIQNSAALCSREEFLKVLNLASTDLLSVKLQLDRKVNIPNASNISSGFDNSHAWTFFDLNKIYDEHKEDPVTVVQADFYHATDLMPLKDDRIVSKVMSCLSRCIKDFENAKVVDKEIERFPKSLTHFFPGSYKYMMGGSTSFKNLFIAGDWIVNRHGSWSQEKSYVTGLEAANRVVDYLGKGTSAKIIPVEEDEPHIQALRTLNRNVKEIRALFPWSDYFLQ, encoded by the exons ATGCTAACTAGCTGGAGACTCTTTCCTGCTTCGTTCACCAGGCCTAAGTACTGTCCAAGTGGATTTTATTGCAGGGCTGAGGATCAACTGAGTAGTATAAATGAAcgtcaaaagaagaagaaagtgcTGATAGTAGGTTCAGGCTGGGCTGGCCTTGGAGCTGCTCACCATCTCTGCAAACAG GGCTTTGAGGTCGTTGTTCTTGAAGGTGGCTATGAATTTGGACCCAAAAATCAATCCCTAAGCCCTGACGATGTGGCTATTCGCG GTTTCTGGTATCCCTATCGAAATATATTTGATCTAGTTGATGAGATTGGTATCAAGCCCTTCACTGACTGGACCAGATCTGCTCAGTACTCGGCAGAAGGATTGGAG GTTCAGTTTCCAGTACTCCAAAACGAACCCCAATTGCCTGCTCCTCTTGGATCATTATTATACAGTAAG TTTCTTCGAGTGCCATTGGTGGATCAATTGACATTGCTTCCTCTGATGGCTGCAA TAATAGATTTTGACTACACCGATAGTGCCTGGACAAAATATGATCCAG TTACTGCAAGGGAGCTTTTGAAGCAATTTGGGTGCTCAGAAAGGCTTTATCGCGACATTCTTGACCCATTGATTGAAGTCGGCCTATATGCCCCTGCGGAGCAATGTAGTGCTGCTGCCACTCTTGCTGTGCTGTACTACTATGTCGTTGCTCATCAG CACTTTGATTTGGCATGGTGTCGCGGGAGAGTTAGAGAACAAATTTTTGAGCCTTGGATGGATTCTCTCAAAACTCAGGGATGCAAATTCCTAAAGGGTAGAAAAGTAACGGACATGTTGGTGACTGGGGAAACTAACTGCATCTCTGAAGTAGTATGTGAGAAAGAAAGTTTTGTGGCTGATGCTGTAATCTTCGCTGTCGGAGTATCCACTCTCAAGGAGATCATTCAGAACAG TGCAGCATTATGTTCAAGAGAGGAGTTTCTCAAGGTTTTGAACTTAGCCAGTACTGATCTACTTAGCGTTAAGCTACaacttgataggaag GTCAACATTCCAAATGCATCCAACATATCATCTGGGTTTGATAATTCACACGCATGGACTTTTTTCGACTTAAATAAGATATATGATGAGCATAAGGAAGATCCAGTAACAGTGGTGCAGGCTGATTTT TATCATGCAACTGACTTGATGCCCCTGAAGGATGATAGAATTGTTAGTAAAGTGATGTCTTGCCTTTCGAGGTGCATTAAGGATTTTGAGAATGCCAAAGTGGTTGACAAAGAAATTGAAAGGTTTCCAAAGTCTTTGACACATTTCTTTCCTG GTTCTTACAAGTACATGATGGGTGGATCAACATCTTTTAAGAACTTGTTCATAGCTGGAGACTGGATTGTAAACCGACATGGATCATGGTCACAG GAGAAATCATACGTGACGGGACTTGAAGCAGCCAACAGGGTGGTAGACTATCTTGGTAAAGGTACTTCTGCTAAGATAATTCCAGTTGAGGAAGACGAGCCTCACATTCAAGCTCTACGCACTCTAAACAGGAATGTTAAGGAGATAAGAGCCCTCTTTCCGTGGTCTGATTATTTTCTTCAGTGA
- the LOC107771532 gene encoding putative protein phosphatase 2C 46 — MSSGLMNLLRACFQPRADGHVHTGSDAGGRQDGLLWYKDIGQHFNGEFSMAVVQANNLLEDQSQLESGCLSLNDSGPYGTFVGVYDGHGGPETSRFINNHLFQHLKRFSSEQQSMSVDVIRKAFQATEEGFLSVVSRQWPMKPQIAAVGSCCLVGVICNGTLYIANLGDSRAVLGRFVKATGEVLAVQLSAEHNASIESVRQELQSWHPDDPQIVVLKHNVWRVKGLIQISRSIGDVYLKKAEFNREPLYAKFRLREPFSRPILSADPEISVHHLQSQDLFVIFASDGLWEHLSNQEAVDIVQNHPRNGIAKRLVKAALQEAAKKREMRYSDLKKIDRGVRRHFHDDITVVVVFLDSNVVSRASSVKSPNVSVKGGGITLPPNTLAPCTTPT; from the exons ATGTCATCTGGATTAATGAACTTGTTGAGGGCCTGCTTTCAGCCAAGGGCAGATGGACATGTTCATACAGGTTCAGATGCCGGCGGTCGTCAAGATGGCCTTCTATGGTATAAGGATATTGGACAACATTTTAATGGAGAGTTCTCAATGGCTGTAGTTCAAGCTAATAATCTACTGGAAGACCAGAGCCAACTTGAATCTGGCTGCTTGAGCTTAAATGATTCTGGTCCTTATGGTACCTTTGTTGGAGTTTATGATGGCCATGGCGGTCCTGAGACTTCAAGATTCATCAATAATCACCTCTTTCAACATCTCAAGA GGTTCAGTTCTGAGCAGCAATCAATGTCTGTGGACGTGATTAGAAAGGCATTTCAAGCAACAGAAGAGGGTTTCCTCTCTGTTGTATCAAGACAATGGCCGATGAAACCACAGATTGCTGCTGTTGGATCATGTTGTCTTGTTGGAGTTATCTGCAATGGGACATTATATATTGCCAACCTTGGTGACTCTCGAGCAGTCCTGGGTAGGTTTGTCAAGGCAACAGGGGAGGTACTTGCCGTTCAGCTCTCTGCAGAACACAACGCAAGTATTGAATCTGTAAGACAGGAGTTGCAATCTTGGCACCCAGATGACCCTCAAATAGTAGTTCTAAAGCACAATGTCTGGCGTGTGAAGGGCCTTATACAG ATTTCAAGATCCATTGGTGATGTGTACTTAAAGAAAGCCGAATTCAACAGGGAACCATTATATGCTAAGTTTCGTCTCCGCGAGCCATTCAGTAGGCCCATATTGAGCGCAGATCCAGAGATTTCAGTGCACCATTTGCAATCTCAAGATCTGTTTGTCATATTTGCATCGGACGGTCTTTGGGAGCACCTAAGTAACCAAGAAGCTGTCGATATTGTACAAAATCACCCACGCAAT GGAATTGCTAAAAGATTAGTAAAAGCTGCATTGCAAGAAGCAGCAAAGAAAAGGGAAATGAGGTACTCAGACTTGAAGAAAATTGATAGAGGAGTCCGTCGGCATTTCCACGATGACATCACAGTGGTGGTTGTTTTCCTCGACTCAAATGTTGTAAGCAGGGCTAGCTCTGTCAAGAGTCCTAATGTTTCTGTTAAAGGGGGTGGCATCACTCTGCCTCCTAACACACTTGCTCCATGCACCACTCCAACGTAA
- the LOC107771531 gene encoding uncharacterized protein LOC107771531 isoform X3, producing the protein MLTSWRLFPASFTRPKYCPSGFYCRAEDQLSSINERQKKKKVLIVGSGWAGLGAAHHLCKQGFEVVVLEGGYEFGPKNQSLSPDDVAIRGFWYPYRNIFDLVDEIGIKPFTDWTRSAQYSAEGLEFPVLQNEPQLPAPLGSLLYSKFLRVPLVDQLTLLPLMAAIIDFDYTDSAWTKYDPVTARELLKQFGCSERLYRDILDPLIEVGLYAPAEQCSAAATLAVLYYYVVAHQKHFDLAWCRGRVREQIFEPWMDSLKTQGCKFLKGRKVTDMLVTGETNCISEVVCEKESFVADAVIFAVGVSTLKEIIQNSAALCSREEFLKVLNLASTDLLSVKLQLDRKVNIPNASNISSGFDNSHAWTFFDLNKIYDEHKEDPVTVVQADFYHATDLMPLKDDRIVSKVMSCLSRCIKDFENAKVVDKEIERFPKSLTHFFPGSYKYMMGGSTSFKNLFIAGDWIVNRHGSWSQEKSYVTGLEAANRVVDYLGKGTSAKIIPVEEDEPHIQALRTLNRNVKEIRALFPWSDYFLQ; encoded by the exons ATGCTAACTAGCTGGAGACTCTTTCCTGCTTCGTTCACCAGGCCTAAGTACTGTCCAAGTGGATTTTATTGCAGGGCTGAGGATCAACTGAGTAGTATAAATGAAcgtcaaaagaagaagaaagtgcTGATAGTAGGTTCAGGCTGGGCTGGCCTTGGAGCTGCTCACCATCTCTGCAAACAG GGCTTTGAGGTCGTTGTTCTTGAAGGTGGCTATGAATTTGGACCCAAAAATCAATCCCTAAGCCCTGACGATGTGGCTATTCGCG GTTTCTGGTATCCCTATCGAAATATATTTGATCTAGTTGATGAGATTGGTATCAAGCCCTTCACTGACTGGACCAGATCTGCTCAGTACTCGGCAGAAGGATTGGAG TTTCCAGTACTCCAAAACGAACCCCAATTGCCTGCTCCTCTTGGATCATTATTATACAGTAAG TTTCTTCGAGTGCCATTGGTGGATCAATTGACATTGCTTCCTCTGATGGCTGCAA TAATAGATTTTGACTACACCGATAGTGCCTGGACAAAATATGATCCAG TTACTGCAAGGGAGCTTTTGAAGCAATTTGGGTGCTCAGAAAGGCTTTATCGCGACATTCTTGACCCATTGATTGAAGTCGGCCTATATGCCCCTGCGGAGCAATGTAGTGCTGCTGCCACTCTTGCTGTGCTGTACTACTATGTCGTTGCTCATCAG AAGCACTTTGATTTGGCATGGTGTCGCGGGAGAGTTAGAGAACAAATTTTTGAGCCTTGGATGGATTCTCTCAAAACTCAGGGATGCAAATTCCTAAAGGGTAGAAAAGTAACGGACATGTTGGTGACTGGGGAAACTAACTGCATCTCTGAAGTAGTATGTGAGAAAGAAAGTTTTGTGGCTGATGCTGTAATCTTCGCTGTCGGAGTATCCACTCTCAAGGAGATCATTCAGAACAG TGCAGCATTATGTTCAAGAGAGGAGTTTCTCAAGGTTTTGAACTTAGCCAGTACTGATCTACTTAGCGTTAAGCTACaacttgataggaag GTCAACATTCCAAATGCATCCAACATATCATCTGGGTTTGATAATTCACACGCATGGACTTTTTTCGACTTAAATAAGATATATGATGAGCATAAGGAAGATCCAGTAACAGTGGTGCAGGCTGATTTT TATCATGCAACTGACTTGATGCCCCTGAAGGATGATAGAATTGTTAGTAAAGTGATGTCTTGCCTTTCGAGGTGCATTAAGGATTTTGAGAATGCCAAAGTGGTTGACAAAGAAATTGAAAGGTTTCCAAAGTCTTTGACACATTTCTTTCCTG GTTCTTACAAGTACATGATGGGTGGATCAACATCTTTTAAGAACTTGTTCATAGCTGGAGACTGGATTGTAAACCGACATGGATCATGGTCACAG GAGAAATCATACGTGACGGGACTTGAAGCAGCCAACAGGGTGGTAGACTATCTTGGTAAAGGTACTTCTGCTAAGATAATTCCAGTTGAGGAAGACGAGCCTCACATTCAAGCTCTACGCACTCTAAACAGGAATGTTAAGGAGATAAGAGCCCTCTTTCCGTGGTCTGATTATTTTCTTCAGTGA
- the LOC107771531 gene encoding uncharacterized protein LOC107771531 isoform X4, whose protein sequence is MLTSWRLFPASFTRPKYCPSGFYCRAEDQLSSINERQKKKKVLIVGSGWAGLGAAHHLCKQGFEVVVLEGGYEFGPKNQSLSPDDVAIRGFWYPYRNIFDLVDEIGIKPFTDWTRSAQYSAEGLEFPVLQNEPQLPAPLGSLLYSKFLRVPLVDQLTLLPLMAAIIDFDYTDSAWTKYDPVTARELLKQFGCSERLYRDILDPLIEVGLYAPAEQCSAAATLAVLYYYVVAHQHFDLAWCRGRVREQIFEPWMDSLKTQGCKFLKGRKVTDMLVTGETNCISEVVCEKESFVADAVIFAVGVSTLKEIIQNSAALCSREEFLKVLNLASTDLLSVKLQLDRKVNIPNASNISSGFDNSHAWTFFDLNKIYDEHKEDPVTVVQADFYHATDLMPLKDDRIVSKVMSCLSRCIKDFENAKVVDKEIERFPKSLTHFFPGSYKYMMGGSTSFKNLFIAGDWIVNRHGSWSQEKSYVTGLEAANRVVDYLGKGTSAKIIPVEEDEPHIQALRTLNRNVKEIRALFPWSDYFLQ, encoded by the exons ATGCTAACTAGCTGGAGACTCTTTCCTGCTTCGTTCACCAGGCCTAAGTACTGTCCAAGTGGATTTTATTGCAGGGCTGAGGATCAACTGAGTAGTATAAATGAAcgtcaaaagaagaagaaagtgcTGATAGTAGGTTCAGGCTGGGCTGGCCTTGGAGCTGCTCACCATCTCTGCAAACAG GGCTTTGAGGTCGTTGTTCTTGAAGGTGGCTATGAATTTGGACCCAAAAATCAATCCCTAAGCCCTGACGATGTGGCTATTCGCG GTTTCTGGTATCCCTATCGAAATATATTTGATCTAGTTGATGAGATTGGTATCAAGCCCTTCACTGACTGGACCAGATCTGCTCAGTACTCGGCAGAAGGATTGGAG TTTCCAGTACTCCAAAACGAACCCCAATTGCCTGCTCCTCTTGGATCATTATTATACAGTAAG TTTCTTCGAGTGCCATTGGTGGATCAATTGACATTGCTTCCTCTGATGGCTGCAA TAATAGATTTTGACTACACCGATAGTGCCTGGACAAAATATGATCCAG TTACTGCAAGGGAGCTTTTGAAGCAATTTGGGTGCTCAGAAAGGCTTTATCGCGACATTCTTGACCCATTGATTGAAGTCGGCCTATATGCCCCTGCGGAGCAATGTAGTGCTGCTGCCACTCTTGCTGTGCTGTACTACTATGTCGTTGCTCATCAG CACTTTGATTTGGCATGGTGTCGCGGGAGAGTTAGAGAACAAATTTTTGAGCCTTGGATGGATTCTCTCAAAACTCAGGGATGCAAATTCCTAAAGGGTAGAAAAGTAACGGACATGTTGGTGACTGGGGAAACTAACTGCATCTCTGAAGTAGTATGTGAGAAAGAAAGTTTTGTGGCTGATGCTGTAATCTTCGCTGTCGGAGTATCCACTCTCAAGGAGATCATTCAGAACAG TGCAGCATTATGTTCAAGAGAGGAGTTTCTCAAGGTTTTGAACTTAGCCAGTACTGATCTACTTAGCGTTAAGCTACaacttgataggaag GTCAACATTCCAAATGCATCCAACATATCATCTGGGTTTGATAATTCACACGCATGGACTTTTTTCGACTTAAATAAGATATATGATGAGCATAAGGAAGATCCAGTAACAGTGGTGCAGGCTGATTTT TATCATGCAACTGACTTGATGCCCCTGAAGGATGATAGAATTGTTAGTAAAGTGATGTCTTGCCTTTCGAGGTGCATTAAGGATTTTGAGAATGCCAAAGTGGTTGACAAAGAAATTGAAAGGTTTCCAAAGTCTTTGACACATTTCTTTCCTG GTTCTTACAAGTACATGATGGGTGGATCAACATCTTTTAAGAACTTGTTCATAGCTGGAGACTGGATTGTAAACCGACATGGATCATGGTCACAG GAGAAATCATACGTGACGGGACTTGAAGCAGCCAACAGGGTGGTAGACTATCTTGGTAAAGGTACTTCTGCTAAGATAATTCCAGTTGAGGAAGACGAGCCTCACATTCAAGCTCTACGCACTCTAAACAGGAATGTTAAGGAGATAAGAGCCCTCTTTCCGTGGTCTGATTATTTTCTTCAGTGA
- the LOC107771531 gene encoding uncharacterized protein LOC107771531 isoform X1: MLTSWRLFPASFTRPKYCPSGFYCRAEDQLSSINERQKKKKVLIVGSGWAGLGAAHHLCKQGFEVVVLEGGYEFGPKNQSLSPDDVAIRGFWYPYRNIFDLVDEIGIKPFTDWTRSAQYSAEGLEVQFPVLQNEPQLPAPLGSLLYSKFLRVPLVDQLTLLPLMAAIIDFDYTDSAWTKYDPVTARELLKQFGCSERLYRDILDPLIEVGLYAPAEQCSAAATLAVLYYYVVAHQKHFDLAWCRGRVREQIFEPWMDSLKTQGCKFLKGRKVTDMLVTGETNCISEVVCEKESFVADAVIFAVGVSTLKEIIQNSAALCSREEFLKVLNLASTDLLSVKLQLDRKVNIPNASNISSGFDNSHAWTFFDLNKIYDEHKEDPVTVVQADFYHATDLMPLKDDRIVSKVMSCLSRCIKDFENAKVVDKEIERFPKSLTHFFPGSYKYMMGGSTSFKNLFIAGDWIVNRHGSWSQEKSYVTGLEAANRVVDYLGKGTSAKIIPVEEDEPHIQALRTLNRNVKEIRALFPWSDYFLQ; the protein is encoded by the exons ATGCTAACTAGCTGGAGACTCTTTCCTGCTTCGTTCACCAGGCCTAAGTACTGTCCAAGTGGATTTTATTGCAGGGCTGAGGATCAACTGAGTAGTATAAATGAAcgtcaaaagaagaagaaagtgcTGATAGTAGGTTCAGGCTGGGCTGGCCTTGGAGCTGCTCACCATCTCTGCAAACAG GGCTTTGAGGTCGTTGTTCTTGAAGGTGGCTATGAATTTGGACCCAAAAATCAATCCCTAAGCCCTGACGATGTGGCTATTCGCG GTTTCTGGTATCCCTATCGAAATATATTTGATCTAGTTGATGAGATTGGTATCAAGCCCTTCACTGACTGGACCAGATCTGCTCAGTACTCGGCAGAAGGATTGGAG GTTCAGTTTCCAGTACTCCAAAACGAACCCCAATTGCCTGCTCCTCTTGGATCATTATTATACAGTAAG TTTCTTCGAGTGCCATTGGTGGATCAATTGACATTGCTTCCTCTGATGGCTGCAA TAATAGATTTTGACTACACCGATAGTGCCTGGACAAAATATGATCCAG TTACTGCAAGGGAGCTTTTGAAGCAATTTGGGTGCTCAGAAAGGCTTTATCGCGACATTCTTGACCCATTGATTGAAGTCGGCCTATATGCCCCTGCGGAGCAATGTAGTGCTGCTGCCACTCTTGCTGTGCTGTACTACTATGTCGTTGCTCATCAG AAGCACTTTGATTTGGCATGGTGTCGCGGGAGAGTTAGAGAACAAATTTTTGAGCCTTGGATGGATTCTCTCAAAACTCAGGGATGCAAATTCCTAAAGGGTAGAAAAGTAACGGACATGTTGGTGACTGGGGAAACTAACTGCATCTCTGAAGTAGTATGTGAGAAAGAAAGTTTTGTGGCTGATGCTGTAATCTTCGCTGTCGGAGTATCCACTCTCAAGGAGATCATTCAGAACAG TGCAGCATTATGTTCAAGAGAGGAGTTTCTCAAGGTTTTGAACTTAGCCAGTACTGATCTACTTAGCGTTAAGCTACaacttgataggaag GTCAACATTCCAAATGCATCCAACATATCATCTGGGTTTGATAATTCACACGCATGGACTTTTTTCGACTTAAATAAGATATATGATGAGCATAAGGAAGATCCAGTAACAGTGGTGCAGGCTGATTTT TATCATGCAACTGACTTGATGCCCCTGAAGGATGATAGAATTGTTAGTAAAGTGATGTCTTGCCTTTCGAGGTGCATTAAGGATTTTGAGAATGCCAAAGTGGTTGACAAAGAAATTGAAAGGTTTCCAAAGTCTTTGACACATTTCTTTCCTG GTTCTTACAAGTACATGATGGGTGGATCAACATCTTTTAAGAACTTGTTCATAGCTGGAGACTGGATTGTAAACCGACATGGATCATGGTCACAG GAGAAATCATACGTGACGGGACTTGAAGCAGCCAACAGGGTGGTAGACTATCTTGGTAAAGGTACTTCTGCTAAGATAATTCCAGTTGAGGAAGACGAGCCTCACATTCAAGCTCTACGCACTCTAAACAGGAATGTTAAGGAGATAAGAGCCCTCTTTCCGTGGTCTGATTATTTTCTTCAGTGA